Proteins from a genomic interval of Candidatus Cloacimonadota bacterium:
- the rpsG gene encoding 30S ribosomal protein S7, producing MSRRKRAQKREILPDPKYHDKMIAKFINQMMVCGKKSLAERKFYKTLELIEKKANDDPVQIFKKAVENVRPRIEVKSRRIGGSTYQVPLEVRPDRQQTLAFRWIVNFARKRNEKTVEEKLAAELLAAYKNEGASVKKREEVWRMAESNKAFAHFRF from the coding sequence ATGTCAAGAAGAAAAAGAGCTCAAAAAAGAGAAATCCTTCCCGATCCAAAATATCATGATAAAATGATAGCTAAATTTATTAACCAAATGATGGTTTGTGGTAAAAAAAGTCTTGCGGAAAGAAAATTTTATAAAACTCTAGAATTGATTGAAAAGAAAGCAAATGATGACCCAGTTCAGATTTTTAAAAAAGCTGTTGAAAATGTAAGACCAAGAATTGAAGTAAAATCAAGAAGAATTGGAGGATCTACCTATCAAGTTCCCTTAGAGGTGAGACCAGATAGGCAACAAACCTTGGCATTTCGGTGGATTGTAAATTTTGCTAGAAAACGTAATGAAAAAACTGTTGAAGAAAAATTAGCTGCAGAGCTCCTGGCAGCATATAAGAATGAAGGCGCTTCTGTCAAAAAGCGTGAAGAAGTTTGGAGAATGGCAGAGTCAAATAAAGCTTTTGCTCACTTTAGATTTTGA
- the rpoC gene encoding DNA-directed RNA polymerase subunit beta' has translation MIRELKRDKVVKDYNAVSIKIASPEKIRDWSYGEVTRPETINYRTLKPEKDGLFCEKIFGPVKDYECSCGKYKKYRFKGLICDRCGVEVTTSKVRRQRMGHIGLAVPVAHIWFVKSIPSPIQLLLDLKSSELQRILYYESYIVLKPGASDYNIGDIVDEVAYIEAKDKYPTGFVAEMGAEPVRKLLEQIDLNDEADKLRTAIKFETKQKKIKLIKKLKIVDSFINSGNKPEWMILEVLPVMPPDLRPLVYLEGGNFATADFNDLYRRVITRNNRLKALMEGHAPEVILRNEKRILQEAVDALMDNSRKSRPVKGRGNRPLKSLSDQLKGKRGRFRQNLLGKRVDYSGRSVIVIGPELKLNQCGLPKRMALELFKPFIIEKIEKIGAASTTKQAKRLIEGKKPEVWKILEEVIEDYPVLLNRAPTLHRLSIQAFQPILVEEKSIQLHPLLCFPFNADFDGDSMSVHIPLSGEAQIEARVLMSPVNNILSPANGKPVLVASQDIVLGVYFLTCALSDEPEETKNLPKFSCANEVEMAFERNRSELYGKNIMEDRDSKSDKIHIHSWIDYKIPGKDERVITTVGRVIFNQIVPEELGFQNYVFDKGKINQLTYEVFKSMGARRTATYLDELKDLGFRYATKSGTTFSQSDIVVPKGKKAILGYADADVDEIQNDYENGIITDSERYERLIDRWKIATEDITDIMMEELEKDKNGFNPIWIMSRSGARGGRDQIKQLGAMRGLMEKPQRKLTGEIGEIIENPIKSNFKEGLSILEYFISTHGARKGLADTALKTADAGYLTRRLVDVAQTAVITEEDCGTMEGVEMTPLKEGNKIIEPIGDRIKGRTAVEEVLDPVSGEIIVEVGETISDEKASLIQKHGIRSVKIRSVLTCEAEKGICAKCYGRNLATNKPVVIGEPVGVIAAQSIGEPGTQLTLRTFHIGGATSTAVEKAEVNAESDGLIKFERLDYVFNRENQKISVSHLGKIKITHAETKEELNRYDVEYGANIYVSDNQKIVKDTLLFSWDTYNNPLISTVKGTIYFEDFIPDVTYKNEFNELTGRNEITIIESRDVAKQAQLRIETKDGEDEFIPLPAGLNLDVEEGSIIFPGEILGKTSRVTIKQRDITGGLPRVVELFEARSPHNKAIISEIDGVVKIGKLARLGRKVKIVSPDENYEKEYTIPYGRRIIVHENDVVESGDPLSDGPLDPHDILSARGITTTQEFITNEILEIYRKQGVDINDKHIRVIVSQMMQKVKIIDTGDTIFLEGEIVDKNHVKKVNQQVEAQGGRVATFEQLLMGITKSALITDSFISAASFQNTTKVLTEAAVMGKLDTLEGLKESVIIGHRIPAGTGEKLYHDKVRDTIEQELSLRKSVRKLLNFS, from the coding sequence ATGATTAGAGAATTAAAAAGAGATAAAGTTGTCAAAGATTATAATGCAGTTAGCATCAAAATTGCTTCTCCTGAAAAAATAAGAGACTGGTCTTACGGTGAGGTTACAAGACCGGAAACCATTAACTATAGAACCTTGAAGCCAGAAAAAGATGGCTTGTTTTGCGAGAAGATTTTTGGACCTGTAAAAGATTATGAATGTTCTTGTGGAAAGTATAAGAAGTATAGATTTAAAGGATTGATTTGCGATCGCTGTGGTGTGGAGGTTACAACTTCCAAAGTTCGCAGACAAAGGATGGGTCATATTGGGTTGGCTGTTCCAGTTGCTCATATCTGGTTTGTAAAATCCATTCCAAGCCCTATTCAGCTTCTTTTAGATCTAAAATCAAGTGAATTGCAACGCATTTTGTATTATGAATCATATATCGTATTAAAGCCTGGAGCTTCAGATTACAATATTGGTGATATAGTTGACGAAGTTGCATATATTGAAGCAAAAGATAAATATCCTACCGGGTTTGTTGCTGAAATGGGTGCTGAACCAGTTAGAAAACTTTTAGAACAAATTGATCTAAATGATGAGGCTGATAAGTTACGTACTGCTATTAAGTTTGAAACAAAACAAAAGAAGATAAAACTCATCAAAAAACTTAAAATTGTTGATTCTTTCATAAATTCTGGCAATAAGCCTGAATGGATGATTCTGGAAGTTCTTCCTGTTATGCCTCCTGACTTGCGACCCTTGGTTTATCTTGAAGGTGGAAATTTTGCTACTGCTGACTTTAATGACCTTTATCGTCGTGTGATAACTCGTAATAATAGATTAAAGGCTCTTATGGAAGGTCACGCTCCTGAAGTAATACTCCGAAACGAGAAAAGAATTCTACAAGAAGCTGTGGACGCTCTGATGGATAATAGTAGAAAATCAAGGCCTGTTAAAGGTAGAGGAAATCGTCCGCTTAAATCACTAAGCGATCAACTAAAAGGAAAACGAGGTAGATTTAGACAAAATTTATTAGGTAAAAGAGTTGATTACTCAGGGCGTTCAGTTATCGTTATAGGACCAGAACTAAAGTTAAATCAGTGTGGTTTGCCAAAAAGAATGGCTTTAGAGTTATTTAAACCATTCATTATTGAAAAGATTGAAAAAATTGGTGCCGCAAGCACAACAAAGCAAGCAAAGAGACTAATTGAGGGGAAAAAACCTGAGGTATGGAAAATCCTTGAAGAAGTAATAGAAGATTATCCTGTCCTCTTGAATAGAGCTCCAACATTACATCGTCTAAGTATCCAAGCATTTCAACCAATTTTGGTTGAGGAAAAATCAATCCAACTTCATCCGTTATTATGCTTCCCATTTAATGCTGATTTTGATGGTGACTCAATGTCTGTTCATATCCCTCTATCAGGTGAAGCGCAAATAGAAGCTCGTGTGCTGATGAGCCCCGTTAATAATATTCTCTCTCCTGCTAATGGAAAACCTGTCTTAGTGGCAAGTCAAGATATAGTCCTTGGAGTATATTTTTTAACCTGTGCTCTGTCTGATGAACCTGAAGAGACTAAAAATTTACCTAAATTCAGTTGTGCTAACGAAGTAGAAATGGCTTTTGAAAGAAATAGATCAGAACTTTATGGTAAAAATATAATGGAAGATCGAGATTCTAAGTCTGATAAGATTCATATCCATTCCTGGATTGACTACAAAATTCCAGGAAAAGATGAAAGAGTTATTACAACTGTTGGTAGAGTTATCTTTAATCAGATAGTTCCAGAAGAGTTAGGTTTCCAGAATTATGTCTTTGATAAAGGTAAAATAAATCAGCTAACATACGAAGTCTTTAAATCTATGGGCGCAAGGAGAACTGCAACTTATTTAGATGAATTGAAAGATTTAGGATTCAGATATGCTACAAAGTCTGGAACTACATTTAGCCAGAGCGATATCGTTGTTCCAAAAGGGAAAAAAGCAATATTAGGCTATGCAGATGCTGATGTTGATGAAATCCAGAATGATTATGAGAATGGTATAATTACTGATAGTGAGCGATATGAAAGATTAATTGATAGATGGAAAATTGCAACTGAGGATATTACAGATATAATGATGGAAGAGCTAGAAAAGGATAAAAATGGATTTAATCCTATATGGATAATGTCAAGATCTGGTGCTCGTGGTGGTCGTGACCAAATAAAACAATTAGGTGCAATGCGTGGCTTAATGGAAAAGCCTCAAAGAAAACTTACTGGTGAGATAGGCGAAATTATTGAAAATCCAATTAAATCGAATTTTAAAGAAGGTCTAAGCATATTGGAGTATTTCATATCAACACATGGTGCAAGAAAAGGACTTGCAGATACAGCCTTAAAAACAGCAGATGCCGGTTATCTAACAAGAAGATTGGTTGATGTTGCTCAAACTGCTGTTATTACAGAAGAAGATTGTGGCACAATGGAAGGTGTTGAGATGACACCACTTAAAGAAGGAAATAAGATTATAGAGCCCATCGGTGATAGAATTAAAGGAAGGACGGCAGTTGAAGAAGTTCTTGACCCAGTTAGTGGAGAGATTATTGTAGAGGTCGGGGAAACTATATCTGATGAAAAAGCAAGTCTGATTCAGAAACATGGTATAAGATCTGTTAAAATCCGTTCCGTTCTTACTTGTGAAGCAGAAAAAGGAATTTGTGCAAAATGTTATGGAAGAAATCTTGCAACGAATAAACCAGTTGTCATTGGTGAACCAGTTGGAGTTATTGCTGCTCAAAGTATTGGAGAACCTGGCACTCAACTAACATTAAGAACTTTTCATATTGGCGGAGCCACAAGTACTGCTGTTGAAAAAGCAGAAGTCAATGCTGAAAGTGACGGTCTTATTAAATTTGAGAGACTTGATTATGTTTTTAATCGCGAAAACCAGAAAATCTCAGTTAGTCACTTAGGAAAGATAAAAATAACACACGCGGAAACAAAAGAAGAATTGAATCGTTACGATGTGGAATACGGAGCCAATATTTATGTTTCAGATAATCAGAAAATTGTAAAAGATACATTACTTTTTAGTTGGGATACATATAATAACCCGTTAATTTCTACTGTAAAAGGTACTATATATTTTGAAGATTTCATACCTGATGTTACTTATAAAAATGAATTCAATGAGCTAACAGGAAGAAATGAAATAACTATTATTGAATCTCGCGATGTTGCAAAACAAGCACAGTTGAGAATTGAAACCAAAGATGGTGAGGACGAATTCATCCCTCTACCAGCTGGACTTAATTTAGATGTAGAAGAAGGAAGTATAATATTTCCTGGAGAAATTTTAGGCAAAACCTCACGAGTGACTATCAAACAAAGAGATATTACAGGTGGATTACCAAGAGTGGTTGAATTATTTGAAGCACGCTCCCCACATAATAAGGCTATCATTTCGGAAATTGACGGTGTAGTAAAAATTGGTAAACTTGCACGCCTGGGAAGAAAAGTAAAAATCGTATCTCCAGATGAAAATTACGAGAAAGAATATACAATCCCATATGGAAGAAGAATAATAGTCCATGAAAATGATGTAGTGGAAAGTGGAGACCCGCTTTCAGATGGTCCTTTAGATCCCCATGATATTTTGTCAGCAAGGGGAATTACCACCACTCAAGAGTTTATAACTAACGAGATATTAGAAATATACAGAAAGCAGGGAGTGGATATCAATGATAAGCATATTAGAGTGATTGTTAGTCAGATGATGCAAAAGGTAAAAATTATTGATACAGGCGACACGATTTTTTTAGAGGGAGAAATAGTAGATAAAAATCATGTAAAAAAGGTGAATCAACAAGTTGAAGCTCAGGGCGGCAGAGTTGCAACATTTGAACAATTACTTATGGGTATTACAAAATCTGCACTAATTACCGATAGTTTTATATCTGCAGCATCATTCCAAAATACTACTAAAGTTCTTACTGAAGCTGCAGTAATGGGTAAACTTGATACACTTGAAGGACTAAAAGAAAGTGTTATTATTGGACACAGAATTCCCGCAGGCACAGGTGAAAAATTATATCATGACAAGGTTAGAGACACAATTGAGCAGGAATTAAGTCTGAGGAAAAGTGTCAGAAAATTGCTTAATTTTAGTTAA
- the rpsJ gene encoding 30S ribosomal protein S10 has translation MDKIRIRLKAYDHSLLDKSVAEIVRNTKGTGAKIIGPIPLPTQRRLYTVLRSPHVDKKSREQFEMRIHKRIIDIQNATPKTVDAIKNLNIPAGVHIEIKT, from the coding sequence ATGGATAAGATAAGAATCAGGCTTAAGGCGTATGACCATTCTCTTTTGGATAAATCTGTTGCAGAAATTGTTAGAAATACTAAAGGAACCGGAGCCAAAATAATCGGTCCGATTCCACTGCCAACCCAGAGACGGCTTTATACCGTTCTTCGCTCTCCACATGTTGATAAAAAATCAAGAGAACAGTTTGAAATGAGGATTCATAAAAGAATCATTGATATTCAGAATGCTACTCCCAAAACTGTAGATGCCATTAAGAACCTAAATATTCCAGCAGGTGTACATATTGAAATCAAAACCTGA
- the rpsL gene encoding 30S ribosomal protein S12 — protein MPTISQLIRKGRTRSMKSKKYKALSGCPQKRGVCTRVYTTTPKKPNSALRKVARVRLSNGMEVTCYIPGEGHNLQEHSIVLIRGGRVKDIPGVRYHIIRGTLDASGVEERKKSRSKYGTKYTKKL, from the coding sequence GTGCCCACAATTTCACAACTTATTAGAAAAGGCAGAACACGAAGTATGAAGTCAAAGAAATATAAGGCATTGTCAGGCTGCCCCCAAAAACGAGGGGTATGTACAAGAGTGTACACTACTACACCCAAAAAGCCTAATTCAGCATTAAGAAAAGTCGCTCGCGTTAGACTATCAAACGGTATGGAAGTAACTTGCTATATACCTGGTGAAGGTCATAATTTACAAGAACACTCAATAGTTTTAATTAGAGGAGGGAGAGTAAAAGACATTCCTGGTGTGAGGTATCATATTATTAGAGGAACTCTTGATGCAAGTGGTGTAGAAGAAAGAAAAAAAAGCCGTTCCAAATATGGAACTAAATATACTAAAAAATTATAG
- the fusA gene encoding elongation factor G, with protein sequence MNRDYPLEKIRNIGLIAHIDAGKTTVTERILFYTGILHQMGEVHDGTATMDWMIQERERGITITSAATTCYWKNHRINIIDTPGHVDFTVEVERSLRILDGAVVIFCGVAGVEPQSETVWHQADKYHIPRLAFINKLDRVGADFSYALETVKSKLQPNSFPIQLPIMNGEDFLGVINLIDNKAYIFDKDELGIDYTVCNIANENVKGISLQQRELAENYRSQLIEKIAEYDETILKKYLNGKKISEKDLITSIRKLTLSCDFVPVLCGSALKNKGIQLMINAIVDFLPSPIDVPAIEATIPDSKNKKKIIVDETLPFAALAFKNQVNPYVGKLTYLRAYSGKINKGDYVLNVNTGKKERITRILQMHSNKSINKKALYAGEICAVAGLNNAASGDSIVELGNPVLLEKIAFAEPVMSIAIEPKTKVDEENLEITLPRLFDEDPTYHIKKDKETGQTLISGMGELHLEILIDRLKREFKVDVNVGKPRVNYKETIINRAEAEGILDRKVGEHGQYGHVKLRIEPYSDNSRIGKSKYKIYFENASSEYEIPKHFLNAIKAGVIESAQSGALTGNKVENIKVVVTGGSFNPVDSSELAFKIAGSIAFTNALRKAKSILLEPIMNINIVTPEEYLGNVINDLNSRRGKIIEVSDKESIKIVNGYVPLNETFGYATNLRSVSQGRASYSMEFFEYEKVPENISNKIIKKMRGY encoded by the coding sequence ATGAATAGAGATTATCCTTTAGAAAAAATTCGCAATATTGGCTTAATCGCTCATATTGATGCTGGAAAAACTACAGTTACTGAGCGAATCCTATTCTATACAGGCATTTTGCATCAAATGGGAGAAGTTCATGATGGAACTGCAACTATGGATTGGATGATTCAAGAAAGAGAAAGAGGTATAACCATTACCTCAGCTGCTACAACATGTTACTGGAAAAACCATAGGATAAATATTATTGATACTCCCGGTCATGTTGATTTTACTGTTGAAGTGGAACGCTCTCTTAGAATTCTTGATGGAGCTGTTGTTATTTTTTGTGGTGTGGCAGGAGTTGAACCACAATCAGAAACTGTCTGGCACCAAGCTGATAAATATCATATTCCCCGCTTGGCTTTCATTAATAAATTAGATAGAGTTGGTGCAGATTTTAGTTATGCTCTTGAAACTGTTAAATCAAAATTGCAACCTAATTCGTTTCCTATTCAGTTGCCAATTATGAATGGAGAAGATTTTCTTGGTGTTATCAATTTAATTGATAATAAAGCATATATTTTTGATAAAGATGAATTAGGCATAGATTACACAGTTTGCAACATAGCAAATGAAAATGTTAAAGGAATATCTTTGCAACAAAGAGAATTAGCAGAAAATTATCGCAGTCAACTTATTGAAAAGATTGCTGAATATGATGAAACTATTTTAAAAAAATATTTAAATGGTAAAAAAATAAGTGAGAAGGATTTAATTACTTCTATCCGCAAATTAACTCTAAGTTGTGATTTTGTTCCTGTCCTTTGCGGCTCAGCTCTTAAAAATAAAGGTATCCAGCTTATGATTAATGCTATAGTTGATTTCCTTCCTTCTCCAATAGATGTGCCTGCAATTGAAGCTACAATTCCAGATTCAAAAAATAAGAAGAAAATTATAGTAGATGAAACCCTTCCTTTTGCAGCTTTGGCTTTTAAAAATCAAGTTAACCCTTATGTAGGGAAACTTACTTACCTTAGAGCTTATTCTGGAAAGATCAATAAAGGTGATTATGTTCTCAATGTTAATACTGGAAAAAAGGAAAGAATAACTCGTATTCTGCAAATGCATTCAAATAAATCTATTAATAAAAAAGCATTATATGCTGGTGAAATCTGTGCAGTAGCAGGTCTAAATAATGCAGCCTCAGGTGATAGCATAGTTGAACTTGGTAATCCGGTTTTACTTGAAAAAATTGCGTTTGCTGAACCGGTTATGTCTATTGCTATTGAACCAAAGACTAAAGTTGATGAAGAGAATCTTGAAATAACTTTACCAAGATTATTTGATGAGGACCCAACATATCATATAAAGAAAGATAAGGAGACAGGACAAACTTTGATTTCTGGCATGGGTGAGCTTCATTTGGAGATTTTGATTGATAGGTTGAAAAGAGAATTTAAGGTTGATGTGAATGTAGGAAAGCCGAGAGTAAACTATAAGGAAACAATTATAAATCGTGCTGAAGCTGAAGGTATATTAGATCGCAAAGTTGGTGAACATGGACAATACGGGCATGTAAAATTGAGGATAGAACCTTATTCCGACAATTCACGGATTGGAAAATCAAAGTATAAGATTTATTTTGAAAATGCATCCTCAGAGTATGAGATTCCAAAGCATTTTCTAAATGCTATAAAAGCAGGAGTAATTGAATCTGCACAAAGTGGGGCACTTACCGGTAATAAAGTTGAAAATATAAAAGTAGTTGTAACAGGGGGTTCATTCAACCCTGTAGATTCTTCCGAATTAGCATTTAAAATTGCTGGCTCAATTGCCTTCACTAATGCACTTAGAAAAGCTAAATCTATTCTTTTAGAGCCAATTATGAACATTAATATTGTTACACCAGAAGAATATTTAGGCAATGTTATAAATGATTTGAATAGCAGAAGAGGTAAAATTATTGAAGTTTCAGATAAGGAATCAATCAAAATCGTAAATGGTTATGTTCCTTTGAATGAAACATTTGGATATGCAACTAATCTGAGGTCAGTATCTCAAGGTAGAGCTTCTTACTCCATGGAATTTTTTGAGTATGAAAAAGTACCAGAAAATATTTCAAACAAAATCATTAAAAAAATGCGTGGCTATTAA